A region of Gammaproteobacteria bacterium DNA encodes the following proteins:
- the atpD gene encoding F0F1 ATP synthase subunit beta: MSSGKVVQIIGAVVDVEFPHDAMPKIYDALMVTDVGLTLEVQQQIGNGVVRTIAMGSTDGLRRELAVTNSGAPISVPVGKQTLGRIMDVLGSPIDEKGPIGEEQRWGIHRKAPAFDELAASTDLLETGIKVIDLVCPFAKGGKVGLFGGAGVGKTVNMMELIRNIAIEHSGYSVFAGVGERTREGNDFYHEMSESNVLDKVALVYGQMNEPPGNRLRVALTGLTMAEFFREEGRDVLLFIDNIYRYTLAGTEVSALLGRMPSAVGYQPTLALEMGVLQERITSTKTGSITSIQAVYVPADDLTDPSPATTFAHLDATVVLSRQIAELGIYPAIDPLDSTSRQLDPLVIGQEHYDVARAVQGTLQRYKELKDIIAILGMDELSETDKLTVSRARKIQRFLSQPFFVAEVFTGSPGKYVSLKDTITGFKGIVSGEYDHLPEQAFYMVGTIEEAIEKAKKL; encoded by the coding sequence ATGAGCTCGGGGAAAGTGGTACAGATTATCGGCGCCGTGGTCGACGTGGAGTTTCCGCATGATGCGATGCCCAAGATTTATGATGCACTGATGGTAACGGACGTAGGTCTGACCCTGGAAGTGCAGCAACAGATCGGCAACGGCGTGGTGCGTACCATCGCCATGGGTTCGACCGATGGGCTGCGCCGCGAGCTGGCGGTAACCAACTCCGGAGCGCCGATTTCCGTGCCAGTGGGCAAGCAGACGTTGGGTCGCATCATGGACGTGCTGGGTAGCCCGATTGATGAGAAAGGTCCGATTGGTGAGGAGCAGCGTTGGGGTATCCACCGCAAGGCCCCTGCCTTCGATGAGCTGGCTGCCTCCACCGATTTGCTGGAAACCGGTATCAAGGTGATCGACCTGGTATGCCCCTTCGCTAAAGGCGGTAAGGTCGGTCTGTTCGGCGGCGCGGGTGTTGGCAAGACCGTGAACATGATGGAGCTGATCCGCAATATCGCTATTGAGCACAGCGGTTACTCGGTGTTTGCCGGCGTCGGCGAGCGTACCCGTGAAGGTAACGACTTCTACCACGAAATGAGCGAGAGTAACGTGCTCGACAAGGTGGCGCTGGTCTATGGCCAGATGAACGAGCCGCCCGGAAACCGTCTGCGTGTAGCGCTTACCGGCTTGACCATGGCCGAGTTCTTCCGTGAGGAAGGTCGTGACGTGCTGCTGTTCATCGACAACATTTACCGTTATACCCTGGCAGGTACCGAAGTGTCCGCGCTGCTGGGACGTATGCCCTCCGCAGTGGGCTATCAGCCTACGTTGGCGCTGGAGATGGGCGTGTTGCAAGAGCGCATCACCTCCACCAAAACCGGCTCGATCACCTCCATCCAGGCGGTATACGTGCCAGCCGATGACTTGACCGATCCGTCTCCGGCCACCACCTTTGCTCACTTGGATGCTACCGTGGTGTTGTCGCGCCAGATTGCCGAGCTGGGTATTTATCCTGCTATTGATCCGCTGGATTCCACCAGCCGCCAGCTTGACCCGCTGGTTATCGGCCAGGAGCACTATGATGTAGCCCGCGCCGTGCAGGGTACTTTGCAGCGTTACAAAGAGCTGAAGGATATCATCGCGATTCTGGGTATGGATGAACTGTCCGAAACCGACAAGCTCACCGTATCCCGCGCACGCAAAATCCAGCGCTTCCTGTCACAGCCGTTTTTTGTTGCTGAGGTGTTCACAGGCAGCCCCGGTAAATACGTGTCATTGAAGGATACCATTACCGGCTTCAAAGGCATCGTCAGCGGCGAATATGATCATTTGCCGGAGCAGGCATTTTACATGGTCGGCACCATTGAAGAGGCCATTGAAAAGGCCAAGAAGCTCTAA
- the atpG gene encoding F0F1 ATP synthase subunit gamma: protein MAVGKEIRTKIKSVKNTQKITRAMEMVAASKMRKAQDRMDAARPYAEKIRNVIGHLAHAHPEYKHPYLQDREVKKGVGFIIISSDRGLCGGLNANMFKATVRTMREWNEKGVRIDLCTIGAKSNAFFKRLGGNVIAQSSHLGDTPQVADLIGVVKVMLDAYDAGQIDRLFLVYNEFVNTMTQRPHVEQLLPIHGVDDPQLKHHWDYLYEPDAKDVLDGLLMRYIESLVYQGVVENLSSEQAARMVAMKSASDNAGDLIGDLQLAYNKARQAAITQELSEIVAGAAAV, encoded by the coding sequence ATGGCCGTCGGTAAAGAAATCCGCACTAAGATCAAGAGCGTAAAAAACACGCAAAAGATCACCCGCGCCATGGAAATGGTGGCCGCCAGCAAGATGCGCAAGGCGCAGGACCGCATGGATGCCGCGCGTCCCTATGCGGAGAAGATCCGCAATGTGATCGGTCATCTGGCGCACGCGCATCCGGAGTACAAACATCCCTATTTGCAGGATCGGGAAGTCAAGAAGGGTGTAGGGTTTATCATCATTTCTTCTGACCGCGGTTTGTGCGGCGGACTGAACGCCAATATGTTCAAGGCCACCGTGCGCACCATGCGCGAGTGGAATGAGAAAGGTGTCAGGATTGATCTGTGCACCATAGGCGCAAAGTCCAATGCCTTCTTTAAGCGCCTGGGCGGCAATGTCATCGCGCAGTCTTCACACCTGGGCGATACACCTCAGGTGGCAGACCTGATCGGGGTGGTGAAGGTAATGCTGGATGCCTACGATGCCGGTCAAATTGACCGGTTGTTCCTGGTGTACAACGAGTTTGTAAACACCATGACGCAGCGGCCCCACGTCGAGCAACTGCTGCCGATCCACGGCGTGGATGATCCGCAGCTCAAGCATCATTGGGATTATCTCTACGAGCCGGATGCCAAAGACGTGCTGGACGGCTTGTTGATGCGCTATATCGAATCGTTGGTTTATCAGGGTGTGGTGGAAAATCTCTCCTCCGAACAAGCGGCGCGCATGGTGGCGATGAAGAGCGCTTCCGACAACGCGGGCGATCTGATTGGTGATTTGCAGTTGGCCTACAACAAGGCGCGTCAGGCGGCGATTACCCAGGAACTGTCCGAGATCGTGGCTGGCGCTGCGGCCGTATAA
- the atpA gene encoding F0F1 ATP synthase subunit alpha, whose protein sequence is MQLSATEISELIKQRIEKFEVVTEARTEGTVVSVADGIARVHGLADVMQGEMIEFSGNTYGMALNLERDSVGAVILGDYEHISEGDSVKCTGKILEVPVGEGLLGRVVDSLGIPIDGKGPIKASGMSPIEKVAPGVISRQSVNQPVQTGLKAIDAMVPIGRGQRELIIGDRQTGKTAVAIDAIINQKGTGVKCIYVAVGQKASSIAAVVRKLEEHGALAHTIVVAAGASDSAAMQFIAPYAGCAMGEYFRDRGEDALIVYDDLTKQAWAYRQVSLLLRRPPGREAYPGDVFYLHSRLLERAARINAEHVEKITNGEVKGKTGSLTALPIIETQAGDVSAFVPTNVISITDGQIFLETDLFNAGVRPAINAGLSVSRVGGAAQTKIIKKLGGGVRLDLAQYRELAAFAQFASDLDETTRKQIERGQRVTELMKQKQYAPLSVAEQALSLFAASEGFLDDVDRKKVVDFEQALHAYARANSAELLDLINKSGDYNNDIANGMRETIKAFKASSVW, encoded by the coding sequence ATGCAATTGAGCGCTACAGAAATCAGCGAGCTGATTAAACAGCGGATCGAGAAATTCGAGGTGGTGACCGAGGCTCGCACCGAGGGCACTGTGGTCAGCGTCGCCGATGGTATTGCGCGTGTCCATGGTCTGGCCGACGTGATGCAGGGTGAAATGATCGAATTTTCTGGTAACACCTACGGTATGGCGCTCAATCTTGAGCGTGATTCGGTTGGCGCGGTGATTCTGGGCGACTACGAGCATATCAGCGAAGGCGACAGCGTCAAGTGCACCGGCAAGATCCTTGAGGTGCCGGTCGGTGAAGGCCTGCTGGGGCGTGTTGTTGATTCCCTGGGTATCCCGATTGATGGGAAAGGGCCGATCAAGGCCAGCGGCATGTCCCCGATTGAGAAAGTGGCGCCGGGCGTCATCAGCCGCCAGTCGGTGAACCAGCCGGTACAGACCGGTCTAAAAGCTATCGATGCGATGGTGCCTATCGGGCGCGGTCAGCGTGAGCTGATTATCGGTGACCGTCAGACAGGCAAGACTGCCGTGGCCATCGACGCCATCATCAACCAGAAAGGTACCGGCGTTAAGTGTATCTATGTGGCGGTTGGCCAGAAGGCCTCCTCCATTGCCGCCGTGGTGCGCAAGCTGGAAGAACACGGCGCACTGGCCCACACCATCGTGGTGGCTGCCGGCGCCTCCGACTCCGCCGCCATGCAGTTTATTGCCCCCTATGCCGGCTGCGCGATGGGTGAATATTTCCGCGACCGCGGTGAGGATGCACTGATTGTTTATGACGATCTGACCAAGCAGGCCTGGGCCTACCGCCAAGTGTCGTTGTTGCTGCGCCGCCCGCCGGGCCGCGAAGCCTATCCGGGCGATGTGTTCTACCTGCATTCGCGCCTGCTGGAACGTGCTGCACGCATCAATGCCGAGCATGTGGAAAAGATCACCAATGGGGAAGTCAAGGGTAAGACCGGCTCACTGACCGCACTGCCGATCATTGAGACCCAGGCCGGTGACGTGTCGGCATTCGTGCCCACCAACGTGATCTCGATCACCGACGGACAGATCTTCCTCGAAACCGATCTGTTCAATGCCGGTGTCCGCCCCGCTATCAACGCCGGCCTGTCAGTGTCACGTGTCGGTGGTGCAGCTCAGACCAAGATTATCAAGAAACTCGGTGGTGGTGTGCGTCTTGATCTGGCTCAGTACCGTGAACTTGCGGCATTCGCCCAGTTCGCGTCTGACCTGGATGAGACGACCCGCAAGCAGATTGAGCGCGGTCAGCGCGTCACCGAGCTGATGAAACAGAAGCAGTACGCACCGCTTTCCGTTGCCGAGCAGGCGTTGTCGTTGTTTGCCGCCAGCGAAGGCTTCTTGGATGATGTGGACCGCAAAAAGGTCGTGGATTTCGAGCAGGCCTTGCATGCCTATGCCAGAGCCAATAGCGCCGAATTGTTGGATCTTATCAACAAGAGCGGCGATTATAACAACGACATTGCCAACGGCATGCGCGAGACGATCAAGGCCTTCAAGGCGAGCAGCGTCTGGTAA